From the Merismopedia glauca CCAP 1448/3 genome, one window contains:
- a CDS encoding CsbD family protein — MNKKIKSLLLSVVSYCLAFLVAWSGAVLPSNSVAQAAPFSNSNDLISTKPLGTKAVENAKAQVKNDTDADSVAPSDISDNIEGKGLPEVRTDDIGKQDPVAVKRRAKELADRNQQQIEGTRKEIQGKAKQAAGNVKSAAEDATSKVEETKDNAVDAVKDFFKR, encoded by the coding sequence ATGAATAAGAAAATCAAAAGTCTACTTTTATCAGTCGTGTCTTATTGCTTGGCATTTTTGGTCGCTTGGTCAGGTGCCGTATTGCCAAGTAACTCTGTAGCTCAGGCTGCTCCTTTTTCTAATTCTAACGACTTAATATCGACTAAACCCCTAGGCACTAAAGCCGTAGAAAATGCGAAGGCTCAAGTCAAAAATGATACGGATGCCGACTCCGTAGCTCCTTCTGATATTAGTGACAACATCGAAGGTAAAGGATTACCAGAAGTTAGGACAGACGATATCGGCAAACAAGATCCTGTAGCAGTTAAACGAAGAGCCAAAGAATTAGCCGATCGGAACCAACAACAGATTGAAGGTACTAGAAAAGAAATTCAAGGCAAAGCTAAACAAGCCGCAGGCAATGTTAAAAGTGCTGCTGAAGATGCTACTTCTAAAGTAGAAGAAACTAAAGATAATGCAGTCGATGCAGTTAAAGATTTCTTTAAAAGATAG